A genomic region of Oncorhynchus mykiss isolate Arlee chromosome 2, USDA_OmykA_1.1, whole genome shotgun sequence contains the following coding sequences:
- the snx10b gene encoding sorting nexin-10B, whose translation MREGIDNLVFQFISVWVRDPRIQKKDFWHAHMDYEICIHTNSLCFTKKISCVRRRYRDFVWLRQKLQANSLLMVQLPELPPKNPFFNLNNAQQITERMKGLQKFLQLTLESNLLLSDSCLHLFLQSELGVSQIEACASGRTHYSVSQAVLRCGCKLQRFHSQEDLLETSRKESCDSDSVSGFVEPAPSSKDGAASSPTETLDLSLRDRTRPNHNQEETLALSLPDRTRPNHNQEETLALSLPDRTRPNHNQEETLALSLPDRTRPNHNQEETLALSLPDRTRPNPNQEETLALSLPDRTRPNPDQEETLALSLPDRTRPNPDQEETLDLSLPDRTRPNPDQEETLALSLPDRIRPNPDQEETLALSLPDRTRPNPNQEETLALSLPDRTRPNPDQEEDTLSMSVSPWEHHIQPGHGNLQYSASQMSPDSALLWTRALCRE comes from the exons ATGAGAGAAGGGATTGACAACCTTGTGTTCCAG TTTATCAGTGTCTGGGTTCGGGATCCTCGGATTCAGAAGAAGGACTTCTGGCATGCCCACATGGACTATGAAATCTGTATACAT ACCAACAGTCTCTGCTTCACCAAGAAGATCTCCTGTGTGAGGAGAAGGTACCGTGACTTCGTATGGCTCCGGCAGAAACTGCAGGCTAACTCCCTACTCAT GGTCCAGCTGCCTGAACTACCACCTAAGAACCCTTTCTTTAACCTGAACAACGCCCAGCAGATCACAGAGAGGATGAAGGGCCTCCAGAAGTTCCTTCAACT GACCCTGGAGAGTAATCTGCTTCTGTCAGACAGCTGTCTGCACCTCTTCCTGCAGTCGGAGCTGGGGGTGTCCCAGATAGAGGCCTGCGCCTCAGGTAGAACCCATTACTCTGTGTCCCAGGCCGTGCTGCGCTGCGGCTGCAAACTGCAACGCTTCCACTCCCAGGAGGACCTGTTAGAGACCAGCCGCAAGGAGTCCTGTGACTCCGACTCTGTTAG TGGATTTGTAGAGCCGGCGCCCAGCAGTAAAGATGGAGCTGCTTCCTCACCCACAGAGACCCTAGATCTGTCTCTACGTGATAGGACCAGACCTAACCACAACCAGGAAGAGACCCTAGCTCTGTCTCTACCTGATAGGACCAGACCTAACCACAACCAGGAAGAGACCCTAGCTCTGTCTCTACCTGATAGGACCAGACCTAACCACAACCAGGAAGAGACCCTAGCTCTATCTCTACCTGATAGGACCAGACCTAACCACAACCAGGAAGAGACCCTAGCTCTGTCTCTACCTGATAGGACCAGACCTAACCCCAACCAGGAAGAGACCCTAGCTCTGTCTCTACCTGATAGGACCAGACCTAACCCCGACCAGGAAGAGACCCTAGCTCTGTCTCTACCTGATAGGACCAGACCTAACCCCGACCAGGAAGAGACCCTAGATCTGTCTCTACCTGATAGGACCAGACCTAACCCCGACCAGGAAGAGACCCTAGCTCTGTCTCTACCTGATAGGATCAGACCTAACCCCGACCAGGAAGAGACCCTAGCTCTGTCTCTACCTGATAGGACCAGACCTAACCCCAACCAGGAAGAGACCCTAGCTCTGTCTCTACCTGATAGGACCAGACCTAACCCCGACCAGGAAGAAGACACTCTCAGCATGTCTGTCTCTCCATGGGAACATCACATCCAACCAGGACATGGTAACTTACAatattctgcatcccaaatgtcacccgatagtgcactactttggaccagagccctatgtagggaatag
- the cbx3b gene encoding chromobox protein homolog 3b isoform X2 yields MRKKQNVKQRKAETIITPTPLTTTTLSTTTTAAAVVQEFVVEKIIHRRVFNGRVEYYLKWKGFTDADNTWEPEDNLVCPELIEEFLRNLCLSGENQVEEENLRPVEPELVPKEELAEQETEIVYSEQRHNDLQEPADQDSPTALTCPLEPERIIGSTERHGELMFLIKWKNRDEVALLSAREASARYPEVVVAFYEDKLTWHSGDEDQ; encoded by the exons ATGAGAAAAAAGCAGAATGTGAAACAGAGAAAGGCAGAAAcaataataacaccaacaccattaacaacaacaacgctatcaacaacaacaacagcagcagcagtcgtcCAGGAGTTTGTGGTTGAGAAGATCATCCACCGAAGGGTCTTCAATGGAAGAGTAGAGTACTATCTGAAGTGGAAAGGATTCACCGA TGCTGACAACACCTGGGAACCAGAGGACAACTTGGTCTGTCCTGAACTGATAGAAGAGTTCCTGAGAAACCTCTGTTTGTCTGGAGAGAATCAGGTTGAGGAAGAGAACCTACGGCCGGTGGAACCGGAGCTCGTCCCCAAAGAGGAACTGGCAGAACAGGAGACTGAGATT GTGTACAGCGAGCAGAGACATAATGACCTCCAGGAACCTGCTGACCAGGATTCTCCTACTGCCCTCACGTGCCCCCTGGAACCTGAACGCATCATCGGCTCCACAGAAAGACACGGAGAACTCATGTTCCTCATCAAATG GAAGAACCGTGACGAGGTGGCCCTGCTGTCAGCCAGGGAGGCCAGCGCCAGGTATCCTGAGGTGGTTGTAGCCTTCTACGAGGACAAACTCACCTGGCACTCTGGGGACGAGGACCAgtaa
- the cbx3b gene encoding chromobox protein homolog 3b isoform X1 has translation MRKKQNVKQRKAETIITPTPLTTTTLSTTTTAAAVVQEFVVEKIIHRRVFNGRVEYYLKWKGFTDADNTWEPEDNLVCPELIEEFLRNLCLSGENQVEEENLRPVEPELVPKEELAEQETEIQVYSEQRHNDLQEPADQDSPTALTCPLEPERIIGSTERHGELMFLIKWKNRDEVALLSAREASARYPEVVVAFYEDKLTWHSGDEDQ, from the exons ATGAGAAAAAAGCAGAATGTGAAACAGAGAAAGGCAGAAAcaataataacaccaacaccattaacaacaacaacgctatcaacaacaacaacagcagcagcagtcgtcCAGGAGTTTGTGGTTGAGAAGATCATCCACCGAAGGGTCTTCAATGGAAGAGTAGAGTACTATCTGAAGTGGAAAGGATTCACCGA TGCTGACAACACCTGGGAACCAGAGGACAACTTGGTCTGTCCTGAACTGATAGAAGAGTTCCTGAGAAACCTCTGTTTGTCTGGAGAGAATCAGGTTGAGGAAGAGAACCTACGGCCGGTGGAACCGGAGCTCGTCCCCAAAGAGGAACTGGCAGAACAGGAGACTGAGATT CAGGTGTACAGCGAGCAGAGACATAATGACCTCCAGGAACCTGCTGACCAGGATTCTCCTACTGCCCTCACGTGCCCCCTGGAACCTGAACGCATCATCGGCTCCACAGAAAGACACGGAGAACTCATGTTCCTCATCAAATG GAAGAACCGTGACGAGGTGGCCCTGCTGTCAGCCAGGGAGGCCAGCGCCAGGTATCCTGAGGTGGTTGTAGCCTTCTACGAGGACAAACTCACCTGGCACTCTGGGGACGAGGACCAgtaa